A single genomic interval of Zobellia nedashkovskayae harbors:
- a CDS encoding sugar phosphate isomerase/epimerase family protein gives MKANRRNFLKRTSAGVLGIGALSFPVVTKAATVKENGNTSKSDLKLGVASFTLREFTREKALDMTLRCGLKRITFKSMHLPLDSGAHTIKSAVAECKEKGVDFYGAGVIYMNSEEEVDQAFEYAKMAELDMIVGVPSHNLLDYVEKKVKSYDIKLAIHNHGPGDKVYPSAESAYVKIKGRDKRMGLCVDIGHTQRIKRDPSQDVTQFFDRVFDIHLKDVTASEHDGETCIIGRGVIDFPAFLKTVSKLNYKGTLALEYEAEGDDPLPGMMESIGYIKGIIATL, from the coding sequence ATGAAAGCGAACAGAAGAAATTTTTTAAAGCGCACATCTGCCGGAGTATTGGGTATTGGTGCTCTTTCCTTTCCTGTGGTGACAAAAGCTGCTACTGTGAAAGAAAATGGTAATACTTCAAAATCCGATTTAAAGCTAGGGGTTGCCTCATTTACTCTCCGGGAATTTACACGTGAAAAGGCTTTGGATATGACGCTTAGGTGCGGTTTAAAAAGGATTACCTTTAAGAGCATGCATTTGCCTCTAGATTCGGGTGCGCACACGATAAAAAGCGCTGTCGCAGAATGTAAAGAGAAAGGTGTAGATTTTTACGGCGCAGGCGTGATTTATATGAATAGCGAGGAAGAGGTGGACCAAGCCTTTGAATACGCCAAAATGGCGGAGCTTGATATGATTGTGGGTGTGCCTAGCCATAACCTTCTAGATTACGTAGAAAAGAAAGTAAAATCATATGATATAAAACTAGCCATTCATAACCATGGCCCGGGAGATAAAGTATACCCAAGTGCGGAAAGTGCTTATGTGAAAATTAAGGGTAGGGATAAACGCATGGGCCTCTGTGTAGATATAGGGCACACGCAACGTATAAAAAGAGACCCTTCGCAAGATGTAACCCAGTTCTTTGATAGGGTCTTTGATATTCATTTAAAAGATGTAACGGCTTCCGAGCATGATGGAGAGACCTGTATCATTGGTCGCGGTGTTATAGACTTTCCTGCTTTTCTAAAGACAGTTTCAAAGTTAAATTATAAAGGAACTCTGGCTTTGGAATATGAGGCAGAAGGAGATGACCCTTTGCCGGGCATGATGGAATCAATTGGTTACATTAAGGGAATAATTGCTACTTTGTGA
- a CDS encoding fumarylacetoacetate hydrolase family protein, translating into MKYIDLNHLIPQLAEKGTWIGRCMVPAKKAHKGVAGPHVVLARKGKIYDLSAYYNSTSELLNSKNPVTSLKALKDLPKLGNLTDVLKNSLYFNQNPNLPYLISPNDIQAIKACGVTFVKSLLERVIEEQAKGDASAAKEIRKTISASLGKDLSKVVPGSPQTKKLKKELQKKGLWSQYLEVGIGKDAEIFTKAQPMSAVGFGAEIGVLKSSKWNNPEPEIVLAVSSSGKIMGATLGNDVNLRDYEGRSALLLGEAKDQNGSCAIGPMFRLFDEKFTLDDVKKCDVQLFLEGKDSFTTSGSNNMTEISRTPENLVAQVISENHQYPDGFVLFLGTMFAPTKDRDKEGLGFTHKRGDQVTISASHLGTLTNWTNTCDKIPKWKFGIGAFTNYIVKRNSKKS; encoded by the coding sequence ATGAAATATATAGACTTGAATCACCTTATTCCGCAACTAGCAGAAAAAGGCACATGGATAGGCAGGTGCATGGTTCCTGCAAAAAAAGCACATAAAGGTGTAGCCGGACCTCACGTGGTCTTGGCTAGAAAGGGAAAAATTTACGACCTTTCTGCATATTACAATTCCACTAGCGAATTACTAAACAGCAAGAACCCGGTTACTAGCTTAAAAGCTCTAAAGGATTTACCTAAACTTGGTAACCTAACGGACGTATTAAAAAACTCTTTGTATTTCAATCAAAATCCCAATCTCCCTTACTTAATCTCGCCAAATGACATTCAAGCGATTAAAGCATGTGGTGTGACTTTCGTTAAAAGTTTACTGGAAAGGGTCATTGAAGAACAAGCCAAAGGAGATGCTAGTGCAGCCAAGGAAATACGTAAAACCATATCTGCTTCATTAGGTAAGGATTTAAGCAAGGTGGTACCGGGTTCTCCCCAGACCAAAAAATTGAAGAAAGAGTTACAAAAGAAAGGACTATGGTCCCAATATCTTGAAGTAGGTATTGGAAAAGATGCTGAAATTTTTACAAAAGCCCAACCTATGTCCGCTGTTGGGTTTGGAGCTGAAATAGGAGTTTTAAAAAGTTCTAAATGGAATAATCCTGAACCAGAAATTGTGCTAGCCGTATCATCTTCTGGTAAAATAATGGGCGCCACCTTAGGCAACGATGTAAACCTTCGTGATTATGAAGGGCGGAGCGCGTTACTCTTAGGCGAAGCGAAAGATCAGAATGGCTCTTGCGCCATTGGCCCTATGTTTCGGTTGTTCGATGAGAAGTTTACTCTAGATGATGTAAAAAAATGTGATGTGCAACTTTTCTTGGAAGGAAAGGATAGTTTCACTACATCTGGAAGTAATAATATGACGGAAATAAGCCGTACACCAGAAAATTTAGTGGCACAGGTAATTAGTGAAAACCATCAATACCCAGACGGATTTGTACTTTTTTTAGGCACCATGTTCGCACCTACAAAGGATCGTGACAAAGAAGGATTAGGCTTTACTCATAAAAGGGGTGACCAGGTAACCATTTCGGCATCACATTTGGGCACACTTACAAACTGGACAAATACTTGCGATAAAATACCAAAGTGGAAATTTGGCATTGGTGCTTTTACCAACTATATCGTGAAAAGAAATTCAAAGAAATCTTAG
- a CDS encoding response regulator, whose protein sequence is MSEFSNRRVQLVFMLSLLTTVITIIWFFLARVLDMVELSNYIIATAPLFILSAIISKKGNLTLARFIYMIAFNLSVTVTASFIGKPGSVEFILMFAMALPFVLFSFIREKIYIPLFAGLSMVFWFLLYYTDFNLFTSTHMDPVLAGKYIYPISIITTILLVTYQLTYFSFINAGFYSKIHNQREEAIEASNAKSRFLSMMSHEIRTPLNAITGLSHILGDTNPREDQKQNIEALNYSGKILLNLLNNVLDFSKMESTIIELDPIPTNILAAVKQIKKIHESSCLRKGITLELEIDDDLPTVWLDIVRFNQVINNLVSNAIKFTDKGSVTLKIVKEKVTNDKVLIRTEIIDTGIGITEEEQGKIWQAFTQASSSTNRLYGGTGLGLPIVKSIVEAMGSEVHIESKMGEGSRFYFNLELKLASSKELEKTTQRKVFDLKGKKVLLVEDNQINVMVGKQILEKANLVVDVAYDGLVAVNKVRENDYHILLMDIQMPVMDGYIASREIRKFNTTVPILALSASVFQEVKEKMFESGMDGFIFKPFDPDDLLNKIEEKVADSE, encoded by the coding sequence ATGTCAGAATTTTCAAACAGAAGAGTACAACTTGTTTTTATGCTTTCATTGTTGACCACTGTTATTACAATAATTTGGTTTTTTCTAGCCAGAGTATTGGATATGGTGGAACTAAGCAATTATATCATAGCTACGGCACCTCTTTTTATACTTTCTGCAATAATCTCTAAAAAGGGAAACCTAACATTGGCTCGCTTTATTTACATGATTGCCTTTAATTTGAGTGTTACGGTAACTGCGTCATTTATTGGAAAGCCTGGTAGTGTAGAATTTATACTAATGTTTGCAATGGCTTTGCCTTTTGTGCTGTTTTCCTTTATAAGGGAAAAAATCTATATCCCATTATTTGCAGGTTTATCGATGGTGTTTTGGTTTCTTTTATACTACACAGATTTTAATCTCTTTACTAGTACCCACATGGACCCAGTGCTGGCAGGAAAGTATATTTATCCAATTTCCATTATTACTACAATTCTTCTAGTTACGTATCAGTTAACGTATTTCTCTTTTATAAATGCCGGATTTTACTCTAAAATACATAATCAGAGAGAAGAAGCCATTGAGGCATCAAATGCCAAGTCTAGGTTTTTAAGTATGATGAGCCATGAGATAAGAACACCGCTAAATGCAATTACGGGTTTATCACATATTTTAGGTGATACGAATCCACGAGAGGATCAAAAGCAGAATATAGAGGCGTTGAACTATTCAGGAAAAATACTGTTGAATTTGTTGAATAACGTTTTGGATTTCAGTAAAATGGAATCAACAATAATTGAACTTGATCCTATTCCTACTAATATTTTGGCTGCGGTGAAACAGATAAAAAAAATTCATGAATCTAGTTGTTTGCGTAAAGGAATTACTTTGGAACTAGAAATTGATGATGACCTTCCCACTGTTTGGTTAGATATTGTGCGTTTTAATCAGGTAATCAATAACCTGGTTTCTAATGCAATTAAGTTTACGGACAAAGGAAGTGTGACCTTGAAAATCGTAAAAGAAAAGGTAACTAATGATAAGGTACTTATACGTACAGAAATCATAGATACCGGAATTGGTATAACAGAAGAAGAACAAGGAAAAATATGGCAAGCATTTACGCAAGCCTCCAGCAGTACAAATCGCTTATACGGAGGAACAGGACTTGGTTTGCCTATTGTTAAAAGTATAGTAGAAGCCATGGGCTCCGAGGTACACATAGAAAGTAAAATGGGGGAGGGAAGCCGCTTTTATTTTAATTTAGAATTGAAGTTAGCCTCTAGTAAAGAGTTAGAGAAAACTACACAAAGAAAAGTATTTGATTTAAAGGGAAAAAAGGTATTGTTAGTCGAGGACAATCAAATTAATGTTATGGTCGGGAAACAGATATTAGAGAAGGCCAATTTAGTTGTAGACGTAGCTTATGATGGACTTGTTGCTGTAAATAAAGTACGTGAAAATGATTATCATATTCTTTTAATGGATATTCAGATGCCGGTTATGGATGGGTATATAGCTTCTAGGGAAATCAGGAAGTTTAACACTACTGTTCCTATCCTTGCGCTATCGGCCTCCGTATTTCAAGAGGTGAAAGAAAAAATGTTCGAAAGTGGTATGGACGGCTTTATTTTTAAACCTTTTGACCCGGACGATTTGCTTAACAAAATAGAAGAGAAAGTTGCGGATAGTGAGTAG
- a CDS encoding ABC-F family ATP-binding cassette domain-containing protein — protein MISVDNLAVEFSGTTLFSDVSFVINPTDKIALMGKNGAGKSTMMKIIAGEQKGTRGNVRVPKDAVIAYLPQHLLTEDDCTVFEEAAKAFKHVFTMRDEMERLNKELETRTDYESDAYMSIIEKVSDLGEKYYALEDVNYDSEVEKALKGLGFRQEDFARQTNEFSGGWRMRIELAKILLQKPDLILLDEPTNHIDIESVIWLEDFLLNKADAVMVISHDRAFIDNITNRTIEVTMGRIYDYKANYSHYLQLREDRRSHQIKAYQEQQKYIADNMAFIERFKGTYSKTNQVTSRERMLEKLKIIEIDEVDTSALKLSFPPSPRSGDYPVTVEGVSKSYDDHIVFKDANMSIARGEKVSFVGRNGEGKSTMIKAILGEIDVEGNCQLGHNVKVGYFAQNQASLLDPELTIFQTVDEVALGDIRNQIKNILGRFMFSGDDIDKKVSMLSGGEKTRLAMVKLLLDPVNLLILDEPTNHLDLKSKDVLKEALSTYDGTLILVSHDRDFLQGLSEKVFEFKNQRVIEHFETIDAFLERNRIKSIAEINLMK, from the coding sequence ATGATTTCAGTAGATAATTTAGCAGTAGAATTTAGTGGTACTACCTTATTCAGTGATGTTTCATTTGTAATTAATCCTACCGATAAGATTGCCCTTATGGGTAAAAATGGAGCGGGGAAATCTACAATGATGAAAATTATTGCCGGTGAGCAAAAAGGTACACGTGGTAATGTACGAGTTCCTAAAGATGCCGTTATCGCATATCTGCCGCAACACTTGTTAACTGAAGATGATTGCACCGTTTTTGAGGAAGCTGCCAAAGCGTTTAAGCACGTATTTACCATGCGTGATGAAATGGAGCGACTCAACAAAGAATTAGAAACGAGAACCGATTATGAGAGCGACGCCTATATGTCTATCATAGAAAAGGTGTCTGATTTAGGGGAGAAATATTACGCTTTAGAAGATGTAAACTATGATTCTGAAGTAGAAAAGGCCTTAAAGGGCTTAGGTTTTAGGCAAGAAGATTTTGCAAGACAAACCAATGAATTTAGTGGTGGTTGGCGTATGCGAATAGAGTTGGCTAAAATTCTGTTGCAAAAGCCGGACCTTATTTTGTTGGATGAACCTACTAACCATATAGATATTGAATCGGTTATTTGGTTAGAAGATTTTTTGTTAAACAAAGCAGATGCGGTAATGGTAATTTCTCATGATAGAGCGTTTATTGATAATATCACCAATCGTACTATAGAGGTAACTATGGGTAGGATATATGATTACAAAGCCAACTATTCACATTATTTACAATTGCGAGAAGACCGTAGATCACATCAAATTAAAGCGTATCAAGAACAACAGAAATATATAGCCGATAATATGGCATTTATTGAACGATTTAAAGGCACGTATTCAAAAACAAATCAGGTTACATCGCGTGAACGGATGCTTGAAAAATTAAAAATCATTGAGATTGACGAAGTAGATACATCTGCCTTAAAATTAAGTTTCCCACCTTCACCACGTTCGGGAGATTACCCCGTAACAGTTGAGGGAGTTTCTAAATCTTATGATGATCATATTGTTTTTAAAGATGCTAATATGTCAATCGCCAGAGGAGAAAAAGTTTCTTTTGTTGGGCGTAACGGTGAAGGTAAATCAACAATGATCAAAGCTATCTTGGGTGAGATTGATGTAGAGGGAAATTGCCAATTAGGGCATAATGTGAAGGTCGGATACTTTGCGCAAAATCAAGCTTCATTATTGGATCCCGAGCTGACTATTTTTCAAACCGTAGATGAAGTTGCTTTGGGCGATATTCGTAACCAGATAAAGAATATTTTAGGCCGTTTCATGTTTAGCGGTGATGATATCGATAAAAAGGTAAGTATGCTCTCTGGTGGGGAAAAAACAAGATTGGCGATGGTTAAATTATTGTTGGACCCGGTAAATCTTTTGATATTAGATGAGCCCACCAATCACTTAGATTTAAAATCTAAAGATGTTTTAAAAGAAGCATTATCAACCTACGACGGAACGCTGATTTTAGTATCTCACGACCGTGACTTTTTACAAGGATTATCTGAAAAGGTATTTGAGTTCAAGAACCAAAGGGTGATTGAACATTTTGAAACTATTGATGCTTTCTTAGAGCGAAATAGAATTAAGAGCATTGCTGAGATTAATTTGATGAAATAA
- a CDS encoding dienelactone hydrolase family protein, whose product MKKLKKEDIKQEVFDLYDDYAHNRVSRRLFLDKLSAYAVGGLTVGSMLSFISPDYVKKIQIKQDDPNLKSEFITYDSPKGGEKIKGLLSKHVAAKEKLPGIIVVHENRGLNPYIEDVGRRAALAGFISLAPDALTPLGGYPGNDDEGRELQRKRDKDEMLQDFIAAYSYLKNHPDCTGKVGVVGFCFGGWISNMMAVEVSDLDASVPFYGGQPTENIEKIKAPLLLHFGELDKRVNEGWPDYEAALKKYGKDYTAYIYKNANHGFHNDTTPRYDREAAELAWQRTIDFFKKHLA is encoded by the coding sequence ATGAAAAAATTAAAAAAAGAAGATATCAAACAAGAGGTTTTTGACCTCTATGACGACTATGCCCATAATAGGGTCAGCAGAAGATTATTTTTAGATAAATTATCAGCATATGCCGTAGGTGGTCTTACCGTAGGTTCCATGCTAAGTTTTATTTCTCCTGATTACGTGAAAAAAATTCAGATCAAACAAGACGATCCAAATTTAAAATCAGAATTTATAACCTACGATTCTCCCAAGGGTGGGGAAAAAATTAAAGGGCTTCTTTCTAAACACGTTGCTGCAAAAGAAAAACTTCCGGGTATTATAGTTGTACATGAGAACCGAGGTCTTAATCCGTATATAGAAGATGTAGGACGCCGGGCTGCCCTTGCGGGATTTATTTCCCTTGCCCCAGATGCCCTAACCCCTCTAGGAGGCTACCCCGGAAACGATGATGAAGGACGCGAACTACAGAGAAAAAGAGACAAAGATGAGATGCTACAAGACTTTATAGCTGCTTATTCCTATTTAAAAAACCACCCAGATTGCACGGGTAAAGTAGGGGTTGTTGGTTTTTGTTTCGGTGGATGGATCTCAAACATGATGGCAGTAGAAGTTTCTGATTTAGATGCTTCCGTTCCTTTTTACGGAGGGCAACCCACTGAAAACATCGAGAAAATAAAGGCACCCTTACTTCTCCATTTTGGAGAATTGGATAAACGCGTAAACGAAGGATGGCCAGACTATGAAGCTGCCTTAAAAAAATACGGTAAAGACTACACGGCATACATATACAAAAATGCCAATCATGGTTTTCATAATGACACCACGCCACGGTACGACCGTGAGGCAGCAGAACTTGCATGGCAACGCACCATTGATTTTTTCAAGAAGCATCTAGCATAG